The proteins below are encoded in one region of Aspergillus nidulans FGSC A4 chromosome III:
- a CDS encoding protein ran1 (transcript_id=CADANIAT00005462), whose translation MLTQPVPFMYPHPHPLPHPHPHPHMLPTPPPSPPTGRFYAPEDRLGLLLANRLELTSILGVGAYGVVYTAVDIHTDVLYAVKALNKTGLDPRQLKFQQREIKLHHMASQHPNVVSLVRIMDSDDCTYVVIEFCPEGDLFSSITDKSHFVGNDPLVKRVFLQILDAVHYCHSLGIYHRDLKPENILVTDQGMTVKLADFGLATTDMFTSDFGCGSTFYMSPECQQTNPRPMSYYQSAPNDVWSLGVILVNLTCGRNPWKRASIEDSTFRAYLKDPFFLKSILPLSDEMVCILSRIFEPNPSKRITIPELRQIILECPRFTLNPMTPWGSTTGPLVNYMHPPQVTPIENLNTQPSACSSDSSQYSDAFSAVSDASSYTEGYSDMDSVSSVGQDDFKDEFPADTVCSDLQQPLSAPVTGSAAGPLVVCQQPFTYLIPVC comes from the exons ATGCTGACCCAGCCTGTCCCCTTCATGtatcctcaccctcatcctcttcctcacccgCACCCGCACCCTCACATGCTCCCGACCCCTCCCCCTTCGCCGCCGACCGGCCGTTTCTATGCCCCAGAGGACCGTCTTGGATTGCTCCTAGCCAACCGGCTGGAActcaccagcatccttggAGTCGGCGCATATGGCGTTGTCTACACTGCCGTGGATATTCACACGGATGTGCTCTATGCCGTCAAGGCCCTCAACAAGACCGGGCTAGATCCCCGCCAGCTCAAGTTCCAGCAGCGTGAGATCAAGCTCCACCATATGGCCAGCCAGCACCCAAATGTCGTCTCTCTAGTGCGCATTATGGACTCGGACGACTGCACCTATGTCGTCATAGAATTCTGCCCTGAAGGCGACCTGTTCTCTAGCATCACTGACAAGAGCCACTTTGTCGGGAATGATCCCTTGGTCAAGCGTGTCTTTCTCCAGATCTTGGATGCCGTCCATTACTGCCACTCGCTGGGAATCTACCATAGGGACCTCAAGCCGGAGAACATCCTGGTCACCGACCAGGGAATGACGGTCAAGTTGGCCGATTTTGGCCTTGCCACGACGGATATGTTCACCTCGGACTTTGGCTGCGGGTCGACATTCTACATGTCGCCAG AGTGCCAGCAAACAAACCCTCGCCCAATGTCGTACTACCAGTCGGCTCCGAACGACGTCTGGAGCTTGGGTGTCATCCTTGTCAATTTGACGTGCGGCCGTAACCCGTGGAAGCGCGCCTCGATCGAGGACTCTACCTTCCGCGCTTACCTGAAAGACCCTTTCTTCCTGAAGTCAATTCTGCCGCTGTCGGATGAGATGGTCTGTATCCTCAGCCGTATCTTTGAGCCCAACCCATCAAAGAGGATTACCATCCCGGAGTTGCGCCAAATCATTCTGGAGTGCCCTAGGTTCACGCTTAACCCAATGACCCCTTGGGGCTCCACCACTGGACCACTGGTCAACTACATGCATCCCCCACAGGTTACGCCTATTGAAAACTTAAACACGCAACCCTCGGCCTGTTCTTCCGACTCGTCTCAATACTCGGACGCCTTCTCAGCTGTCTCGGACGCCTCTTCCTACACCGAAGGCTACTCAGACATGGATAGTGTGTCCTCGGTGGGCCAAGACGACTTCAAGGATGAATTCCCTGCGGACACCGTATGCAGTGACCTGCAGCAGCCGCTTAGCGCACCCGTAACGGGATCTGCGGCGGGACCTCTTGTGGTCTGTCAGCAACCTTTCACCTACCTTATCCCTGTTTGTTGA
- a CDS encoding protein prp4 (transcript_id=CADANIAT00005461) translates to MSSRRSSTASEGEIIESGSETKATTSQSLLNDNSVDRPTRVSSSASVTRSPRRQRSRARTRSRSPSRSPYRDYRGYKRRRAGDYDHDDYWYGYDDDRHSGRTFPPPRRGCHRHDGYPQRQARSYYDYDREDNHLADLRYSDDYDRRREKRPRTRSRSPYREVRKRKQYSGDEWESQQSRREGSVASQSKRRSSTEQSVSERGNPPAVARDSRQDAETQKNQVQAASILPTSDGDSMNGQDVAERHEEPLDEAAQLEARRKRREAIKAKYRDQATPLRIQALHLGGDRGTTPTSEAATPNNETAESAATPDGGSFPDFSIGKDLDLVKDGAVDGADKDEPSAADYDPTIDMKAERERHGGQSNDVSAASYDETKTTKQDVLLPDAPSQQEPEAKDSFDIFAEDDDDMFAEDTEETSKPAHASAIAVPQARELDVSMMDNWDDPEGYYNLRIGELIDGRYHVQQNLGKGMFSSVVRAKDSKTGNVVAIKIIRQNDTMKKAGLKEIGILEKLREADPEDKKHMIKFERSFEHKGHLCMVFENLSMNLREVLKKFGRDVGLNLRAIRAYAQQIFLGLSLMRKCNILHADLKPDNMLVNEQRNILKVCDLGSASLASDNEITPYLVSRFYRAPEIILGIPYDYAIDMWSIGCTLFELYTGKILFTGRNNNQMLKSIMECRGKYPPKLLRRGSLAHLHFDEMANFHSTEEDKITGRLTTRIMDFKKPTRDLKTRLMGKGTRGMTDSEAKELALFVDLLDRCLSLNPEKRCTPAEALKHPFILRPKA, encoded by the exons ATGTCCTCGCGCAGGTCATCGACCGCCTCAGAGGGCGAAATTATCGAATCAGGTTCGGAGACGAAGGCAACTACGTCGCAATCTCTTCTTAATGACAACAGCGTTGACCGTCCCACCAGAGTTAGTTCATCCGCCTCGGTGACCAGGTCGCCTCGTCGTCAGAGATCTAGGGCAAGGACGAGATCGCGGTCGCCCTCACGCTCTCCGTACCGAGATTATAGGGGGTATAAGCGTCGACGGGCCGGCGATTACGACCATGATGACTATTGGTATGGTTATGATGACGACAGACACTCTGGACGGACGTTTCCACCGCCGCGACGAGGGTGCCATCGACATGATGGGTACCCACAAAGACAGGCTAGGTCTTATTACGATTACGACCGCGAAGACAACCACCTTGCGGACCTTCGGTACAGCGATGACTATGATCGACGAAGGGAGAAGCGCCCACGCACCCGCAGTCGATCGCCCTACCGCGAAGTCCGGAAGCGCAAACAGTACTCTGGCGACGAGTGGGAGTCGCAACAATCGCGGCGAGAGGGCAGTGTAGCATCGCAGAGCAAAAGAAGGTCTTCTACTGAACAGTCAGTGAGCGAAAGGGGGAACCCCCCAGCTGTCGCTCGAGATTCTAGGCAAGATGCTGAAACTCAGAAAAACCAGGTTCAGGCAGCTTCTATACTCCCTACCTCTGATGGTGATAG CATGAACGGCCAAGATGTCGCTGAACGGCATGAAGAGCCTCTTGATGAGGCTGCCCAGCTCGAGGCGCGGCGCAAACGGCGTGAAGCCATCAAAGCTAAATATAGAGACCAGGCGACGCCCCTGCGCATTCAAGCACTGCATCTTGGTGGTGATAGGGGTACTACTCCCACGAGCGAAGCAGCAACTCCTAACAACGAAACAGCAG AGTCAGCGGCTACTCCGGACGGCGGTTCATTTCCCGACTTTAGCATTGGCAAAGACTTGGATTTAGTCAAAGATGGTGCCGTGGATGGCGCTGACAAAGATGAACCTTCAGCTGCAGACTACGACCCTACTATTGACATGAAAGCCGAAAGAGAAAGGCACGGGGGGCAGAGTAATGATGTCTCGGCCGCGAGCTATGATGAAACGAAAACAACCAAGCAGGACGTGCTTTTGCCTGACGCACCGTCGCAACAGGAGCCAGAGGCAAAGGATTCATTTGATATATTTgctgaggatgacgatgacatgTTTGCTGAAGATACCGAGGAAACGTCGAAGCCGGCGCACGCATCCGCCATTGCTGTGCCCCAAGCGCGGGAGCTCGACGTTAGTATGATGGATAATTGGGATGATCCTGAAGGATATTATAACCTCCGAATTGGTGAGTTGATCGACGGGCGTTACCATGTGCAACAGAATCTGGGTAAGGGAATGTTCTCGTCAGTTGTTCGAGCGAAAGATTCAAAGACGGGTAACGTTGTGGCAATCAAAATTATCCGGCAGAATGACacaatgaagaaggctggGTTGAAGGAGATTGGCATCTTGGAAAAGCTCCGAGAAGCCGAtccagaggacaagaaacATATGATCAAGTTCGAACGGAGCTTCGAGCACAAGGGTCATTTGTGCATGGTCTTCGAAAACCTCAGCATGAACCTGCGGGaggtgttgaagaagtttggCCGAGATGTAGGTTTAAACCTGCGTGCAATTCGAGCGTACGCCCAGCAAATTTTCCTGGGATTGAGCTTGATGCGTAAGTGCAATATCCTCCATGCCGATCTGAAGCCCGACAACATGCTTGTCAACGAGCAGCGCAACATACTGAAAGTGTGCGACTTGGGTTCCGCGTCGCTGGCTTCGGATAACGAGATTACTCCATATCTGGTCAGCCGATTTTACCGGGCACCGGAAATCATTTTGGGCATCCCCTACGACTACGCCATTGACATGTGGTCGATCGGCTGCACACTGTTCGAGCTCTACACGGGCAAAATTCTCTTCACGGGACGAAACAACAACCAGATGCTCAAATCGATCATGGAGTGCCGTGGCAAATACCCGCCGAAGCTCCTGCGGCGCGGGTCTCTGGCGCACCTCCACTTCGACGAAATGGCCAACTTCCACAGCACTGAAGAGGACAAGATCACCGGCCGCCTTACCACCCGCATCATGGACTTCAAGAAGCCGACGCGCGATCTCAAAACCCGGTTGATGGGCAAGGGCACACGGGGGATGACAGATAGCGAGGCAAAGGAGCTAGCTTTGTTTGTCGATCTGCTCGATCGTTGCCTCAGTCTGAATCCGGAGAAGCGATGCACGCCAGCCGAGGCGTTAAAGCACCCGTTTATTTTACGCCCAAAGGCGTGA